From Mycoplasma sp. 2045, a single genomic window includes:
- the rplV gene encoding 50S ribosomal protein L22: MQKQQAKAHVKLQRVSVSKAKLVANLFRGKDVTVALGLLHNTNKKSAPIFIKLLNSAVANATHNHGLDATKLFVKEVYVNEGPTLKRFQPRSQGRAYSILKRTSNLSITLEERN, encoded by the coding sequence ATGCAAAAACAACAAGCAAAAGCTCACGTTAAATTGCAAAGAGTTAGTGTATCTAAAGCTAAATTAGTTGCAAACTTATTTAGAGGTAAAGATGTAACTGTTGCTTTAGGGTTATTACACAACACAAACAAAAAATCAGCTCCTATTTTCATCAAGTTATTAAACTCAGCTGTTGCTAACGCAACACACAACCATGGTTTAGATGCTACAAAATTATTCGTAAAAGAAGTTTATGTAAATGAAGGTCCAACTCTTAAAAGATTCCAACCAAGAAGCCAAGGTAGAGCTTACTCTATCTTAAAACGTACATCAAATTTATCAATCACATTAGAGGAGAGAAATTAA
- the rplF gene encoding 50S ribosomal protein L6 has translation MSRVGNRVLVIPAGTEVSVNGNTVTVSGKHGKLERTFSPLIKVQVENNQVTTVRANENKQTKQLHGTTNALIANMIKGVSEGFQIDLEIKGVGYKAELRGNELVVNAGYSHPVSKQVPSELKVTVAKPTEISVFGISKEQVGQFASVVRAIRKPNVYSGKGISYKGEKIRRKEGKTASK, from the coding sequence ATGTCTCGTGTTGGAAATAGAGTTTTAGTTATTCCTGCTGGAACAGAAGTTTCAGTTAACGGTAACACAGTTACAGTTTCAGGAAAACACGGAAAATTAGAAAGAACATTTAGTCCATTAATCAAAGTACAAGTAGAAAACAACCAAGTTACAACAGTACGTGCAAACGAAAACAAACAAACAAAACAATTACATGGAACAACAAACGCTCTTATCGCAAACATGATCAAGGGAGTTTCAGAAGGGTTCCAAATTGATTTAGAAATCAAAGGGGTTGGGTACAAAGCTGAACTTAGAGGAAATGAACTTGTAGTTAACGCTGGATACTCACACCCAGTTTCAAAACAAGTTCCATCAGAATTAAAAGTTACAGTTGCTAAACCTACAGAAATTTCAGTATTTGGAATTAGCAAAGAGCAAGTTGGACAATTTGCTTCAGTAGTTAGAGCAATCAGAAAACCTAACGTGTACTCAGGTAAAGGTATTTCTTACAAAGGTGAAAAAATTAGACGTAAAGAAGGGAAAACAGCTTCTAAATAA
- the rplB gene encoding 50S ribosomal protein L2, with product MAIKHFKPTTNGRRNMSTLDYRQNLSGHAPEKSLLVNLKNHAGRNNQGKITVRHHGGRVKRFYRLVDFKRNKDNIPATVKTIEYDPNRSANISLVVYADGEKKYILAPKGIKLGQKVVSGDNVDIIVGNTLPLSNIPEGTFVHNIEMQPGAGGQIARSAGTSAQILGKDDNGKYVVLRLKSGETRRILARCRATIGVVGNEEHLLVNIGKAGINRHKGIRPTVRGSVMNPVDHPHGGGEGKQPVGRKAPLTPWGKKALGVKTRKTKKSSNKLILRRRKDAK from the coding sequence ATGGCTATTAAACATTTTAAGCCAACTACAAATGGTCGTAGAAACATGTCTACTCTTGATTACAGACAAAACTTATCAGGTCACGCTCCAGAAAAATCACTTTTAGTGAATTTAAAAAATCATGCTGGACGTAACAACCAAGGTAAAATTACTGTTAGACATCATGGAGGACGTGTTAAAAGATTCTACAGACTTGTAGACTTTAAACGTAATAAAGATAACATCCCTGCTACAGTAAAAACTATTGAATATGATCCAAACAGATCAGCAAACATTAGTTTAGTTGTATATGCAGATGGAGAAAAAAAATACATTTTAGCTCCTAAAGGTATTAAATTAGGACAAAAAGTTGTTTCAGGAGACAACGTAGATATTATTGTTGGTAACACATTACCACTTTCAAACATTCCTGAAGGTACATTTGTACACAATATTGAAATGCAACCAGGTGCTGGAGGACAAATTGCACGTAGTGCAGGTACATCAGCTCAAATCCTTGGTAAAGATGACAATGGAAAATACGTAGTGTTAAGATTAAAATCTGGTGAAACACGTCGTATCTTAGCTCGTTGCCGTGCAACAATTGGTGTTGTAGGAAACGAAGAACACTTATTAGTAAATATTGGTAAAGCTGGAATTAACAGACACAAAGGTATTAGACCTACAGTACGTGGATCAGTAATGAACCCAGTAGATCACCCACATGGAGGAGGAGAAGGTAAACAACCAGTTGGTCGTAAAGCTCCTCTTACACCATGAGGTAAAAAAGCTCTTGGAGTTAAAACAAGAAAAACTAAGAAATCTTCAAATAAACTTATTTTAAGAAGAAGAAAGGATGCTAAATAA
- the rplX gene encoding 50S ribosomal protein L24, producing MNKIKFKVNDEVMVIAGKDKGKTGQIEKILRSENKVIVKGVNIVKKHNKPSHQNQDGSISEKEAPIHVSNVAYLVKKATKDKPAQISKIGYKIDDKGKKVRIAKRTQKEI from the coding sequence ATGAACAAAATCAAATTCAAAGTTAATGATGAAGTTATGGTTATTGCCGGTAAAGATAAAGGAAAAACAGGTCAAATCGAAAAAATCTTACGTTCAGAAAACAAAGTTATCGTTAAAGGTGTAAATATTGTTAAAAAACACAACAAACCTTCACACCAAAACCAAGATGGTTCAATTTCAGAAAAAGAAGCTCCAATCCACGTTTCAAATGTTGCATATTTAGTTAAAAAAGCTACAAAAGATAAACCAGCACAAATCTCAAAAATCGGATACAAAATTGATGACAAAGGTAAAAAAGTAAGAATCGCAAAAAGAACACAAAAGGAAATCTAA
- a CDS encoding co-chaperone YbbN, protein MFENLKWEEAKKIIEANKDNELIFLNFTTQWCGDCKMMRPIVEEIAKEYEGNHRIRFINVDAEEAQLFRVPNTKWQVLKVPTMMLLQGQTIQEKAYEYVPFQILNNWILKKIS, encoded by the coding sequence ATGTTTGAAAATTTAAAATGAGAAGAAGCTAAAAAAATAATTGAAGCTAACAAAGATAACGAATTAATCTTCTTAAATTTCACTACTCAATGATGTGGTGATTGTAAAATGATGAGACCTATTGTAGAGGAAATTGCCAAAGAATATGAAGGAAATCATAGAATTCGTTTCATTAATGTGGATGCTGAAGAAGCTCAATTATTCAGAGTTCCTAATACAAAATGACAAGTTTTAAAGGTTCCTACAATGATGTTATTACAAGGCCAAACTATTCAAGAAAAAGCTTATGAATACGTTCCATTTCAGATTTTAAATAACTGGATTTTAAAGAAAATTTCGTAA
- a CDS encoding ribonuclease J, which yields MENVNIFALGGQDENGKNCYVFEYNDDIFIVNAGAKVPLNMSNGVNTLIPNFDYLIKNKDRIKGLFITDIKNETFSAIPWLLMKIPNLKIYTSAFNQVLVIDRITKYDIQLKKGQVQVIRQKLQFGDLTIVPFGLTGSMPGNIGFNFQTKTGDYLFMFNYVEGNLGIYGKVYFPLLAKYFEGRKIVAIVSDAGKSNVSGRGIEKYNAYTELDDIFKKANPDEKIIVGAYGEEMVTLQQVLDLAIKYNRPVVPYGKTYADLLDLISKFSTVVPLPKLIDHRQINKHSNAIVLITASTERLYSRFNRITENNDVYLKIKPSDTVIMLAPPVNGLESDYAQTMDEIAKITHNLFDISEKMFFYVRPTRDDLVSLVKVLKPDVFMPAQGLYRYLVSASDYINDELKNVQDINTLVLMNGKIAHFIDGKLFSHNGKVKEVGTTIIDGFGVGDISSEVISEREFLGREGVIVINIMYDSKTRNLTGQLHINYVGVIDISEQEQMTNLIKQIVVDVVKSNSCKRMYDLNEKLRKTIRKKIFKATDKDPMIALSLLAV from the coding sequence ATGGAAAATGTAAATATTTTCGCTCTTGGAGGACAAGACGAAAACGGTAAAAACTGTTATGTTTTTGAATATAATGATGACATTTTTATAGTTAATGCAGGTGCTAAGGTGCCTTTAAATATGTCAAATGGTGTTAATACACTTATTCCAAATTTTGATTATTTAATCAAAAACAAAGACAGAATTAAAGGTTTATTCATCACAGACATTAAGAATGAAACATTCAGTGCAATCCCTTGATTATTAATGAAAATTCCTAACCTTAAAATCTATACTTCTGCATTTAATCAAGTTTTAGTTATTGACAGAATTACAAAATACGATATTCAACTTAAAAAAGGACAAGTTCAAGTTATTAGACAAAAACTTCAATTTGGTGATTTAACAATCGTTCCTTTTGGATTAACAGGTTCAATGCCCGGAAACATTGGGTTTAACTTCCAAACTAAAACAGGTGACTACTTATTTATGTTTAACTATGTTGAAGGTAACTTAGGAATTTATGGAAAAGTTTACTTCCCATTACTTGCAAAATACTTTGAAGGTAGAAAAATTGTAGCTATCGTTTCAGATGCTGGTAAATCAAACGTTTCAGGTAGAGGAATCGAAAAATATAATGCATATACCGAACTTGATGACATTTTCAAGAAAGCGAATCCTGATGAAAAAATAATTGTTGGTGCCTATGGTGAAGAAATGGTTACATTGCAACAAGTTTTAGATTTAGCAATCAAATACAATAGACCAGTAGTTCCATATGGAAAAACATATGCTGATTTATTAGATTTAATTTCTAAATTCTCAACAGTAGTGCCATTACCAAAATTAATTGACCACAGACAAATTAATAAGCATTCAAATGCTATTGTTTTAATTACTGCATCAACTGAAAGACTTTATTCACGTTTCAATAGAATTACAGAAAATAATGACGTTTATTTAAAAATCAAACCTAGTGACACTGTAATTATGTTGGCTCCACCAGTTAATGGTCTTGAGTCTGATTATGCACAAACAATGGATGAAATAGCTAAAATCACACACAACCTATTTGATATTAGTGAAAAAATGTTCTTCTACGTAAGACCTACAAGAGATGATTTAGTTTCACTTGTAAAAGTTCTTAAACCAGATGTATTCATGCCTGCTCAAGGTTTATACAGATATTTAGTTTCAGCTAGTGATTACATTAATGATGAACTTAAGAATGTTCAAGACATCAATACACTTGTCTTAATGAATGGAAAAATAGCTCACTTTATTGATGGTAAATTATTTAGTCACAATGGAAAAGTTAAAGAAGTTGGAACTACTATTATTGATGGTTTCGGAGTTGGAGACATTTCATCTGAAGTTATTTCTGAAAGAGAATTTTTAGGTAGAGAAGGTGTTATTGTAATCAATATTATGTACGATTCGAAAACACGTAACTTAACAGGACAATTACACATTAATTATGTTGGTGTTATTGATATTTCTGAGCAAGAGCAAATGACTAACTTAATTAAACAAATCGTTGTAGATGTAGTTAAATCAAATAGCTGCAAACGTATGTATGATTTAAATGAAAAATTACGTAAAACAATTAGAAAAAAAATATTTAAAGCAACTGATAAAGACCCTATGATCGCTTTATCACTTTTAGCTGTTTAG
- the rpsC gene encoding 30S ribosomal protein S3, translating into MGQKVNPNGFRYGISKAHNSQWFAEKANFGSYLVEDAKIYKFFDKLVRQYQIGKVEVKRNANNKVTVLVHTAKPAAMLGAEGKNIQDLTLALSKFIKNKNLNLNVQVLELKNPDLNAKLLAEMIATKLENRESFRSAQKIAIRNAMRAGAKGIKTAVSGRLNGVDMARTEGYSEGEMKLHTLRQDVDYATATARTTYGAIGVKVWVSLGEKLEGDK; encoded by the coding sequence ATGGGACAAAAGGTTAATCCAAATGGTTTCCGTTACGGAATTTCAAAAGCTCACAACTCACAATGATTTGCAGAAAAAGCTAACTTTGGTTCATACTTAGTTGAAGATGCTAAAATCTACAAATTCTTTGATAAATTAGTACGTCAATACCAAATTGGTAAAGTTGAAGTAAAACGTAACGCAAACAACAAAGTTACAGTTTTAGTTCACACAGCTAAACCAGCTGCTATGTTAGGTGCTGAAGGTAAAAACATTCAAGACTTAACATTAGCATTATCAAAATTTATTAAAAACAAAAACTTAAACTTAAATGTTCAAGTTTTAGAACTTAAAAATCCAGATTTAAATGCAAAATTACTTGCAGAAATGATTGCAACAAAATTAGAAAACCGTGAAAGTTTCCGTTCAGCACAAAAAATTGCTATTAGAAATGCAATGCGTGCTGGTGCTAAAGGTATCAAAACAGCTGTTTCAGGACGTTTAAACGGAGTTGATATGGCTAGAACAGAAGGGTACTCAGAAGGAGAAATGAAACTTCACACATTAAGACAAGATGTTGATTACGCTACAGCTACTGCTAGAACAACATACGGTGCAATTGGTGTTAAAGTTTGAGTATCATTAGGTGAAAAATTGGAAGGGGATAAATAA
- the rpsQ gene encoding 30S ribosomal protein S17: MERNSRKTLVGTVVSAGKTAKTIIVAVDTYKKHPLYSKRYKSTKRFAVHDENHVAKLGDIVVIMETRPLSKTKHFRLVEVKQTAIEGNN, translated from the coding sequence ATGGAAAGAAACTCAAGAAAAACTTTAGTTGGAACAGTTGTTTCTGCTGGTAAAACAGCAAAAACAATCATCGTAGCAGTTGACACATACAAAAAACACCCATTATATTCAAAACGTTACAAATCAACAAAAAGATTTGCTGTTCATGATGAAAACCATGTTGCTAAATTAGGTGACATCGTTGTTATTATGGAAACAAGACCATTATCAAAAACAAAACACTTCAGATTAGTAGAAGTTAAACAAACTGCAATCGAAGGAAATAACTAA
- the rpsE gene encoding 30S ribosomal protein S5, translated as MENKKEVKLEAGTKEVTARRPRTVKSEATENKQERANRKPMNRRPRQAAPKFESEFSEKVVDIARVTKVVKGGRRFSFSAFVVVGNKKGLVGFGHGKANEVPDAIKKAVKDAQNNLVSVPVVNGTVPHEITAKFLASKVILKPAPKGKGLIASGTVRAVVELAGYTDIVTKTYGSRSKANVVKATVKALLNMRTVEEIAEIRDKEVKDL; from the coding sequence ATGGAAAACAAAAAAGAAGTTAAATTAGAAGCTGGAACAAAAGAAGTTACAGCAAGAAGACCAAGAACAGTTAAATCAGAAGCTACAGAAAACAAACAAGAACGTGCAAACAGAAAACCAATGAACAGAAGACCACGTCAAGCAGCTCCTAAATTCGAATCAGAATTCTCAGAAAAAGTAGTTGACATTGCTCGTGTTACAAAAGTTGTTAAAGGTGGAAGAAGATTCAGCTTCTCAGCTTTTGTTGTAGTTGGAAACAAAAAAGGTCTTGTAGGATTTGGACACGGTAAGGCAAACGAAGTTCCAGATGCTATCAAGAAAGCTGTTAAAGATGCACAAAACAACCTTGTTTCAGTACCAGTAGTTAATGGTACAGTTCCACATGAAATTACTGCTAAATTCTTAGCATCTAAAGTAATTTTAAAACCTGCTCCAAAAGGAAAAGGACTTATTGCTTCAGGAACAGTTCGTGCTGTTGTTGAATTAGCTGGATACACAGATATCGTTACAAAAACATATGGATCTCGTTCAAAAGCAAACGTTGTTAAAGCTACAGTTAAAGCATTATTAAACATGAGAACTGTCGAAGAAATCGCTGAAATCAGAGACAAAGAAGTTAAGGATTTATAA
- the rplE gene encoding 50S ribosomal protein L5: MLKNVYLEKAVPALKEKYQYKSSMEVPRIEKVVLNMTAGKEINNSKAIEEVLNELTLISSQKPYQTTAKKSNASWKLREGMPMGGKVTLRRERMWDFLDKLINVAMPRIRDFRGANPKAFDGRGNYNLGIKEEIIFPEIEFDKIRKIKGLDVIIVTSAKSDQEAKTLLEALGVPFEKKGAK; this comes from the coding sequence ATGTTAAAAAATGTTTATTTAGAAAAAGCAGTTCCTGCTTTAAAAGAAAAATACCAATATAAATCATCAATGGAAGTTCCAAGAATCGAAAAAGTTGTATTAAACATGACAGCTGGAAAAGAAATCAACAACTCAAAAGCTATTGAAGAAGTTTTAAATGAATTAACATTAATCTCTTCTCAAAAACCATACCAAACAACAGCTAAAAAATCAAACGCTTCATGAAAACTTCGTGAAGGTATGCCTATGGGTGGAAAAGTTACACTTCGTAGAGAAAGAATGTGAGACTTTTTAGACAAATTAATCAATGTTGCAATGCCACGTATTCGTGACTTCCGTGGAGCTAATCCAAAAGCTTTCGATGGAAGAGGTAACTACAACTTAGGAATTAAAGAAGAAATCATCTTCCCAGAAATCGAATTTGACAAAATCCGTAAAATCAAAGGGCTTGACGTTATTATTGTAACTTCAGCTAAATCTGACCAAGAAGCTAAAACATTATTAGAAGCACTTGGTGTACCATTCGAAAAAAAAGGAGCTAAATAG
- the rplD gene encoding 50S ribosomal protein L4 codes for MAETVKKSTTAKKATAKSAPAKKASTKPAAAKSAKVTVQKDKNVAKVAHKADLPAQLFASEKIYEQAVFDSILSERASRRQGTHKVKNRSEVSGSGKKPWRQKGTGRARHSSMRSPIWVGGGRAFGPKPNRNYSLKVNKKVKFRAFISALTLLAQDQAVIVDDLALDTISTKTVAAKLAELQVANLKHVLVVTENTMVYKSVRNLPNVTVVKANSLTVEAAIAADVMIVSNESLELLKGRIK; via the coding sequence ATGGCAGAAACAGTTAAAAAATCTACAACAGCTAAAAAAGCTACTGCTAAATCAGCTCCAGCTAAAAAAGCTTCAACAAAACCAGCTGCTGCAAAATCAGCTAAAGTTACAGTTCAAAAAGACAAAAACGTTGCTAAAGTTGCTCATAAAGCAGATTTACCAGCACAATTATTTGCTAGTGAAAAAATTTATGAACAAGCAGTATTTGACTCAATCTTATCAGAGAGAGCATCAAGAAGACAAGGAACACACAAAGTTAAAAACCGTTCAGAAGTAAGTGGTTCAGGTAAAAAACCTTGAAGACAAAAAGGAACAGGTAGAGCACGTCACAGTTCTATGCGTTCACCAATCTGAGTTGGAGGGGGAAGAGCATTCGGACCTAAACCAAACAGAAACTACTCACTTAAAGTTAACAAGAAAGTTAAATTCCGTGCATTTATTTCAGCTTTAACATTATTAGCACAAGATCAAGCTGTTATCGTTGATGATTTAGCATTAGACACAATCTCAACAAAAACAGTTGCTGCTAAATTAGCTGAATTACAAGTAGCAAACTTAAAACATGTTTTAGTTGTTACAGAAAACACAATGGTTTACAAATCAGTTAGAAACTTACCAAACGTTACAGTTGTTAAAGCTAACTCATTAACAGTTGAAGCTGCTATTGCTGCTGACGTTATGATTGTTTCAAACGAAAGTCTTGAATTATTAAAAGGGAGAATTAAATAA
- the rplR gene encoding 50S ribosomal protein L18 yields the protein MKAKSRNAARKVKHVRLRQHISGTATKPRLNVFKSHQNFYAQLIDDTKGVTLASVSTLKNEKYSGNIAAASELGKLMGEKINKLGITEIVFDRGGYIYHGRVKAFAEAVREQGVKF from the coding sequence ATGAAAGCAAAATCAAGAAACGCAGCTAGAAAAGTTAAACATGTTCGTTTACGTCAACACATTAGCGGTACAGCTACAAAACCTCGTTTAAATGTATTCAAATCACACCAAAACTTCTATGCTCAATTAATCGATGACACAAAAGGTGTTACATTAGCAAGTGTTTCAACACTTAAAAATGAAAAATACTCAGGAAACATCGCTGCAGCATCAGAATTAGGTAAATTAATGGGTGAAAAAATTAACAAATTAGGTATTACAGAAATCGTTTTTGACCGTGGTGGATACATCTACCATGGACGTGTTAAAGCATTTGCAGAAGCAGTAAGAGAACAAGGAGTTAAATTCTAA
- the rplW gene encoding 50S ribosomal protein L23: protein MELTRIIKAPVLTEKSDIQRAKGVYTFKVDFHANKFQIAQAVETIFQVKVDKVRTIKVDKKAKNVGRFHGFTNRYKKAMVTLKEGSTLNYVPSDAEEAVLAETKAKADEAKKAKASKASEVEKKAAAKLAAKKTTAKKANTAVKKTTTKRKVGGE, encoded by the coding sequence ATGGAATTAACAAGAATCATTAAAGCTCCAGTTTTAACTGAAAAATCAGACATTCAAAGAGCTAAAGGTGTTTACACATTTAAAGTAGACTTCCACGCAAACAAATTCCAAATTGCACAAGCTGTTGAAACAATTTTCCAAGTTAAAGTTGACAAAGTTAGAACAATCAAAGTTGATAAAAAAGCTAAAAACGTAGGACGTTTCCACGGATTTACAAACCGTTACAAAAAAGCTATGGTTACTTTAAAAGAAGGTTCAACATTAAACTATGTTCCATCAGACGCTGAAGAAGCAGTTTTAGCTGAAACTAAAGCTAAAGCAGATGAAGCTAAAAAAGCAAAAGCTTCTAAAGCTTCAGAAGTTGAGAAAAAAGCTGCTGCTAAATTAGCTGCTAAAAAAACAACAGCTAAAAAAGCAAACACAGCAGTTAAGAAAACTACTACAAAACGTAAAGTTGGTGGAGAATAA
- a CDS encoding type Z 30S ribosomal protein S14, whose product MARKALIAKAKRHPKFSTRAYTRCELCGRPHSVLRKYKVCRICFRNLAHEGKIPGMKKASW is encoded by the coding sequence ATGGCAAGAAAAGCATTAATCGCAAAAGCTAAACGTCACCCTAAATTCTCAACACGTGCTTACACACGTTGTGAATTATGTGGACGTCCACACTCAGTTTTAAGAAAATACAAAGTATGTCGTATCTGCTTTAGAAACCTTGCACACGAAGGTAAAATTCCAGGTATGAAGAAAGCGAGTTGATAA
- the rpsH gene encoding 30S ribosomal protein S8, with protein sequence MFITDPISDLVVRIKNANIRKHKTVSIPYSTKKEAIVKLILEEGYIASYTVSGEGVNKELVVTLKYKKNKQAIVDFKRVSKPGLRTYVKADEIPSVLSGYGTVIISTSKGLMTGKQAKEANVGGEIIAYIW encoded by the coding sequence ATGTTTATTACAGATCCAATTTCAGATTTAGTTGTTAGAATCAAAAACGCTAACATTAGAAAACATAAAACTGTTTCAATTCCATATTCAACTAAAAAAGAAGCTATTGTTAAGTTAATTTTAGAAGAAGGGTACATTGCATCTTACACAGTTTCAGGTGAAGGTGTAAACAAAGAATTAGTAGTTACATTAAAATACAAGAAAAACAAACAAGCTATCGTTGACTTTAAAAGAGTTTCTAAGCCAGGTCTTAGAACTTACGTTAAAGCAGATGAAATTCCTAGTGTTTTATCAGGTTACGGTACAGTAATCATCTCTACTTCAAAAGGATTAATGACAGGAAAACAAGCTAAGGAGGCTAATGTTGGTGGTGAAATCATCGCTTACATTTGATAA
- the rplP gene encoding 50S ribosomal protein L16, with translation MLQPKRTKYRKPFIQRHDKRKATKGNKVSFGEFGLQAVTSAWVTARQIESARIAATRRMGREGEVIIRIFPHFAKTSKPIGVRMGSGKGTPELWYTAVKVNTVMFEVSGVAEDVARDALRLAGHKLPVKWKIIKREEGDK, from the coding sequence ATGCTTCAACCAAAAAGAACCAAATACAGAAAACCATTCATTCAAAGACACGACAAACGTAAAGCAACAAAAGGAAACAAAGTTTCTTTTGGAGAATTTGGTTTACAAGCTGTAACATCTGCTTGAGTAACAGCTCGTCAAATTGAATCAGCTCGTATTGCTGCTACACGTAGAATGGGACGTGAAGGGGAAGTTATTATCCGTATTTTCCCTCACTTTGCTAAAACATCTAAACCAATTGGTGTACGTATGGGATCAGGAAAAGGTACTCCTGAATTATGATATACAGCAGTTAAAGTTAATACAGTTATGTTCGAAGTGTCAGGTGTTGCAGAAGATGTAGCAAGAGACGCTTTAAGATTAGCTGGTCACAAATTACCTGTTAAATGAAAAATTATCAAAAGAGAAGAAGGGGATAAATAA
- the rplN gene encoding 50S ribosomal protein L14: MIHELSRANVADNSGAKEIGVIRVLGGSKKKTANIGDVIVCSVKKAIPNGMVKEGQVVKAVVVRSAYGIHRDNGTYIRFDDNAVVILKEDGTPRGTRVFGPVAREIREKYPKIVSLAPEVL; the protein is encoded by the coding sequence ATGATTCACGAATTATCTAGAGCAAACGTTGCTGATAACTCAGGTGCTAAAGAAATCGGTGTTATTCGTGTTTTAGGTGGGTCAAAGAAAAAAACAGCAAACATTGGTGATGTTATTGTATGTTCAGTTAAAAAAGCTATTCCAAACGGTATGGTTAAAGAAGGGCAAGTTGTTAAAGCAGTAGTTGTACGTTCAGCTTACGGAATTCACCGTGACAATGGTACATACATTCGTTTTGATGATAACGCAGTTGTAATTTTAAAAGAAGATGGAACACCACGTGGAACACGTGTGTTCGGACCTGTTGCTCGTGAAATTAGAGAAAAATACCCAAAAATCGTTTCACTTGCACCTGAAGTACTTTAA
- the rpmC gene encoding 50S ribosomal protein L29, translating to MLYKELKNKSVDELNTLVEQLKAELFTLRYKNVTGDLKETHKIANIRKDIAKVKTALNEKKGAK from the coding sequence ATGCTTTACAAAGAATTAAAAAACAAATCAGTTGATGAATTAAACACATTAGTTGAACAACTTAAAGCAGAATTATTTACTTTAAGATATAAAAACGTTACAGGTGATTTAAAAGAAACACACAAAATTGCAAACATTAGAAAAGACATTGCTAAAGTTAAAACAGCTTTAAATGAAAAAAAAGGAGCTAAATAA
- the rpsJ gene encoding 30S ribosomal protein S10, translating to MSKLNIKVKGFDHALVDAAAKRIYEIAKATDAKVSGPIPLPTKRDEITILRSVHVNKKSREQFESRTHQRLVVITDPSAKTQDQLQRLELPAGVDIQVKVK from the coding sequence ATGAGTAAGTTAAACATCAAAGTTAAAGGGTTTGACCACGCATTAGTTGATGCTGCTGCAAAAAGAATTTACGAAATTGCAAAAGCAACAGATGCTAAAGTAAGTGGACCAATTCCTTTACCTACAAAAAGAGATGAAATTACTATCTTAAGATCTGTTCACGTTAACAAGAAAAGCCGTGAACAATTCGAAAGCAGAACACACCAAAGATTAGTTGTAATTACCGATCCTTCTGCTAAAACTCAAGATCAATTACAAAGACTTGAATTACCAGCTGGTGTGGATATTCAAGTTAAAGTTAAATAA
- the rpsS gene encoding 30S ribosomal protein S19, with translation MARSLKKGPFADDHLLKKVDAIVEGKAPKKPIKTWSRRSTIFPNFVGLTFAVHNGKQFVEVYVTDDMVGHKLGEFSPTRTFSGHGADKGKKK, from the coding sequence ATGGCACGTAGTCTTAAAAAAGGTCCATTCGCAGATGACCATTTACTTAAAAAAGTAGATGCTATCGTTGAAGGAAAAGCACCTAAAAAACCAATTAAAACTTGATCAAGACGTTCAACAATTTTCCCTAACTTCGTTGGATTAACATTTGCAGTTCACAACGGAAAACAATTTGTTGAAGTTTACGTTACAGATGACATGGTAGGTCACAAATTAGGAGAATTCTCACCAACTAGAACATTCTCTGGTCACGGTGCAGATAAAGGGAAGAAGAAATAA